The proteins below are encoded in one region of Cyclopterus lumpus isolate fCycLum1 chromosome 8, fCycLum1.pri, whole genome shotgun sequence:
- the gaa gene encoding lysosomal alpha-glucosidase isoform X2 yields MGHGSNLTAAVLVSALAACWFISLLWAHQAPLVRSDCAKRNATEAHGRLGGDAAETSSEETRRPRDGACAMAPESRFDCARDRLLSQRGCEDRGCCYAPLPHSAGPPWCFYPTLYPGYRMGPLTPTARGQEATLTRATPSHLPREMSTVHLEVTGGTAGCLHLTFKDPSSQRYEVKLPAAVPQGEDDAQDALYSTEYQSDPFGFIVRRRSNGRVIMNTTVAPLLFADQYLQLSTALASSLVSGLGEHYTSLLLDLNWTSLTLWNRNMAPHADANLYGSHPFYMVQEEDGLAHGVFLLNSNAIEVMLQPTPALTWVAIGGILDLYVFLGPDPQSVIRQYLQVIGYPMMPPYWSLGFHLCRWGYTTTLTTRHVAQRMHNATFPLDVQWNDLDYANKDRVFTFDPWRFGDLPEMVEDFHERGMKYILILDPGISSSSPPGTYSPFDEGLKRDVFIKNATGHILIGKVWPGQTAFPDFTNPETRRWWEDCIRDFHSKVPVDGLWIDMNEPASFVQGSAEGCPASDLENPPYTPKVVGGQLSSGTLCMSAQQKLSTHYDLHNMYGLTEAYATHSALMNIRGQRPFVLSRSSFPGIGRFSGVWTGDVGSDWEQLRYSIPAVLQFGLFGVPLVGADVCGFGGNTTEELCVRWMQLGAFYPFMRNHNDKPNAPQEPYVFGQKAQAAMRSALNLRYSLLPFLYTLFHHAHTSAATVARPLFMEFPTDDNCQAVDRQFLWGSSLLISPVLEQGAVELAAYLPSGTWYSLHNGQPFYSKGRYSLLPAPLDTINVHVREGHIIPQQEPALTTVASRRKPFFLTVALSAGGWAWGDLFWDDGDKLHTFETGHYCYVTFTAGQSQVLSEPLGMNWALDGLVLGGLQVFGVPSPPRYVLANGDKVKDFTYRSDTKVLTVSGLALPMSEVFSVQWAL; encoded by the exons ATGGGTCACGGGTCGAACCTCACGGCAGCGGTGCTCGTCTCTGCTCTGGCTGCGTGCTGGTTCATCAGCCTCCTGTGGGCCCACCAGGCCCCGCTGGTGAGGTCGGACTGTGCGAAGCGAAATGCAACAGAAGCACACGGAAGACTCGGTGGTGATGCAGCGGAAACGAGCTCCGAAGAGACCCGTAGACCCAGAGATGGCGCATGCGCCATGGCCCCGGAGAGCCGCTTTGATTGTGCCAGGGACAGGCTTCTGAGCCAGAGGGGGTGTGAAGACAGGGGGTGCTGCTACGCCCCTCTGCCTCACTCTGCGGGCCCACCTTGGTGCTTTTACCCCACGTTGTACCCTGGCTACAGAATGGGTCCCCTCACGCCCACCGCGCGAGGCCAGGAGGCCACCCTGACCCGGGCCACCCCCTCACATCTCCCCAGAGAGATGTCCACTGTCCACCTAGAGGTCACAGGAGGGACTGCAGGCTGCCTCCATCTCACT TTTAAAGACCCGTCATCTCAGAGATATGAAGTCAAGCTTCCAGCTGCTGTTCCTCAGGGCGAAGATGATGCTCAAGATGCCCTTTATTCCACTGAATACCAGTCTGACCCGTTTGGCTTCATAGTGCGGCGCAGATCCAATGGAAGGGTCAT CATGAACACCACAGTCGCTCCTCTGCTGTTTGCTGACCAGTACCTGCAGCTGTCCACCGCACTAGCATCCTCCCTTGTGTCTGGTCTCGGGGAGCATtacacctccctcctcctggaCCTTAACTGGACTTCTCTGACTCTCTGGAACAGAAACATGGCGCCTCAT GCCGACGCTAACCTCTACGGCTCCCACCCGTTCTACatggtgcaggaggaggacggctTGGCACATGGCGTCTTCCTTCTTAACAGCAATGCCATCG AAGTGATGTTGCAGCCGACCCCCGCGCTCACCTGGGTGGCTATCGGTGGAATCCTGGACCTCTACGTTTTCTTGGGTCCTGACCCTCAAAGTGTGATACGACAGTACCTTCAGGTCATTG GCTATCCCATGATGCCTCCCTATTGGTCATTGGGTTTTCATCTGTGTCGCTGGGGTTACACAACCACTCTTACTACCCGACATGTGGCACAACGCATGCACAATGCAACGTTTCCATTG GATGTGCAGTGGAATGATCTGGACTATGCAAATAAGGACAGGGTattcacctttgacccctggcgATTTGGAGACCTCCCAGAGATGGTGGAGGACTTCCATGAAAGAGGCATGAAGTACATCCTGATCCTG GACCCGgggatcagcagcagcagcccccctGGAACTTACTCGCCCTTTGACGAGGGACTGAAACGAGACGTCTTCATTAAAAATGCTACCGGACACATCCTGATAGGGAAG GTTTGGCCGGGCCAGACGGCCTTCCCCGACTTCACCAACCCAGAGACCAGGCGCTGGTGGGAGGACTGCATCAGAGACTTTCATTCTAAAGTTCCCGTGGATGGTCTGTGGATT GATATGAATGAACCAGCCAGTTTTGTGCAGGGCTCAGCCGAGGGCTGTCCTGCCAGCGATCTTGAGAACCCGCCCTACACACCCA AGGTGGTCGGAGGACAGTTGAGCTCGGGAACTCTTTGTATGTCGGCTCAGCAGAAGCTGTCCACCCACTACGACCTGCACAACATGTACGGACTGACGGAAGCCTACGCCACGCACAG TGCCCTCATGAACATACGAGGGCAGAGACCCTTCGTCCTGTCTCGCTCCTCCTTCCCTGGCATCGGCCGCTTCTCTGGAGTGTGGACCGGAGACGTCGGGAGTGACTGGGAGCAGCTTCGATACTCCATCCCTG CGGTGCTGCAATTCGGCCTGTTCGGCGTGCCCCTTGTGGGGGCGGACGTCTGTGGCTTTGGAGGGAACACCACCGAGGAACTGTGTGTTCGATGGATGCAGCTCGGGGCCTTCTACCCGTTTATGAGAAACCACAATGACAAGCCGAACGCT CCTCAGGAGCCCTATGTATTTGGGCAGAAGGCCCAGGCAGCCATGCGGAGTGCATTGAACCTCCGTTACTCCCTTCTCCCTTTCCTCTACACACTCTTCCATCATGCACACACTTCTGCTGCCACCGTGGCCAGGCCTCTCTTCATGGA GTTTCCCACTGATGATAACTGTCAGGCCGTAGACCGACAGTTCCTGTGGGGGAGTTCGCTTCTCATCAGCCCCGTCTTAGAGCAAGGGGCAGTAGAGCTGGCTGCTTACCTGCCCTCTGGCACTTGGTACAGCCTGCACAAT GGTCAGCCTTTCTACAGTAAGGGTCGGTACTCGCTCCTGCCAGCCCCTCTGGACACCATCAACGTCCATGTGAGGGAAGGACATATTATCCCCCAGCAG GAGCCTGCGTTGACCACCGTGGCCTCACGCAGAAAGCCTTTCTTCCTGACTGTGGCCCTGTCAGCAGGCGGCTGGGCCTGGGGCGACTTGTTCTGGGACGACGGGGACAAACTTCACACTTTCGAAACGGGACATTATTGTTA
- the gaa gene encoding lysosomal alpha-glucosidase isoform X4, with protein MGHGSNLTAAVLVSALAACWFISLLWAHQAPLVRSDCAKRNATEAHGRLGGDAAETSSEETRRPRDGACAMAPESRFDCARDRLLSQRGCEDRGCCYAPLPHSAGPPWCFYPTLYPGYRMGPLTPTARGQEATLTRATPSHLPREMSTVHLEVTGGTAGCLHLTFKDPSSQRYEVKLPAAVPQGEDDAQDALYSTEYQSDPFGFIVRRRSNGRVIMNTTVAPLLFADQYLQLSTALASSLVSGLGEHYTSLLLDLNWTSLTLWNRNMAPHADANLYGSHPFYMVQEEDGLAHGVFLLNSNAIEVMLQPTPALTWVAIGGILDLYVFLGPDPQSVIRQYLQVIGYPMMPPYWSLGFHLCRWGYTTTLTTRHVAQRMHNATFPLDVQWNDLDYANKDRVFTFDPWRFGDLPEMVEDFHERGMKYILILDPGISSSSPPGTYSPFDEGLKRDVFIKNATGHILIGKVWPGQTAFPDFTNPETRRWWEDCIRDFHSKVPVDGLWIDMNEPASFVQGSAEGCPASDLENPPYTPKVVGGQLSSGTLCMSAQQKLSTHYDLHNMYGLTEAYATHSALMNIRGQRPFVLSRSSFPGIGRFSGVWTGDVGSDWEQLRYSIPAVLQFGLFGVPLVGADVCGFGGNTTEELCVRWMQLGAFYPFMRNHNDKPNAPQEPYVFGQKAQAAMRSALNLRYSLLPFLYTLFHHAHTSAATVARPLFMEFPTDDNCQAVDRQFLWGSSLLISPVLEQGAVELAAYLPSGTWYSLHNVCPSRVSLSTVRVGTRSCQPLWTPSTSM; from the exons ATGGGTCACGGGTCGAACCTCACGGCAGCGGTGCTCGTCTCTGCTCTGGCTGCGTGCTGGTTCATCAGCCTCCTGTGGGCCCACCAGGCCCCGCTGGTGAGGTCGGACTGTGCGAAGCGAAATGCAACAGAAGCACACGGAAGACTCGGTGGTGATGCAGCGGAAACGAGCTCCGAAGAGACCCGTAGACCCAGAGATGGCGCATGCGCCATGGCCCCGGAGAGCCGCTTTGATTGTGCCAGGGACAGGCTTCTGAGCCAGAGGGGGTGTGAAGACAGGGGGTGCTGCTACGCCCCTCTGCCTCACTCTGCGGGCCCACCTTGGTGCTTTTACCCCACGTTGTACCCTGGCTACAGAATGGGTCCCCTCACGCCCACCGCGCGAGGCCAGGAGGCCACCCTGACCCGGGCCACCCCCTCACATCTCCCCAGAGAGATGTCCACTGTCCACCTAGAGGTCACAGGAGGGACTGCAGGCTGCCTCCATCTCACT TTTAAAGACCCGTCATCTCAGAGATATGAAGTCAAGCTTCCAGCTGCTGTTCCTCAGGGCGAAGATGATGCTCAAGATGCCCTTTATTCCACTGAATACCAGTCTGACCCGTTTGGCTTCATAGTGCGGCGCAGATCCAATGGAAGGGTCAT CATGAACACCACAGTCGCTCCTCTGCTGTTTGCTGACCAGTACCTGCAGCTGTCCACCGCACTAGCATCCTCCCTTGTGTCTGGTCTCGGGGAGCATtacacctccctcctcctggaCCTTAACTGGACTTCTCTGACTCTCTGGAACAGAAACATGGCGCCTCAT GCCGACGCTAACCTCTACGGCTCCCACCCGTTCTACatggtgcaggaggaggacggctTGGCACATGGCGTCTTCCTTCTTAACAGCAATGCCATCG AAGTGATGTTGCAGCCGACCCCCGCGCTCACCTGGGTGGCTATCGGTGGAATCCTGGACCTCTACGTTTTCTTGGGTCCTGACCCTCAAAGTGTGATACGACAGTACCTTCAGGTCATTG GCTATCCCATGATGCCTCCCTATTGGTCATTGGGTTTTCATCTGTGTCGCTGGGGTTACACAACCACTCTTACTACCCGACATGTGGCACAACGCATGCACAATGCAACGTTTCCATTG GATGTGCAGTGGAATGATCTGGACTATGCAAATAAGGACAGGGTattcacctttgacccctggcgATTTGGAGACCTCCCAGAGATGGTGGAGGACTTCCATGAAAGAGGCATGAAGTACATCCTGATCCTG GACCCGgggatcagcagcagcagcccccctGGAACTTACTCGCCCTTTGACGAGGGACTGAAACGAGACGTCTTCATTAAAAATGCTACCGGACACATCCTGATAGGGAAG GTTTGGCCGGGCCAGACGGCCTTCCCCGACTTCACCAACCCAGAGACCAGGCGCTGGTGGGAGGACTGCATCAGAGACTTTCATTCTAAAGTTCCCGTGGATGGTCTGTGGATT GATATGAATGAACCAGCCAGTTTTGTGCAGGGCTCAGCCGAGGGCTGTCCTGCCAGCGATCTTGAGAACCCGCCCTACACACCCA AGGTGGTCGGAGGACAGTTGAGCTCGGGAACTCTTTGTATGTCGGCTCAGCAGAAGCTGTCCACCCACTACGACCTGCACAACATGTACGGACTGACGGAAGCCTACGCCACGCACAG TGCCCTCATGAACATACGAGGGCAGAGACCCTTCGTCCTGTCTCGCTCCTCCTTCCCTGGCATCGGCCGCTTCTCTGGAGTGTGGACCGGAGACGTCGGGAGTGACTGGGAGCAGCTTCGATACTCCATCCCTG CGGTGCTGCAATTCGGCCTGTTCGGCGTGCCCCTTGTGGGGGCGGACGTCTGTGGCTTTGGAGGGAACACCACCGAGGAACTGTGTGTTCGATGGATGCAGCTCGGGGCCTTCTACCCGTTTATGAGAAACCACAATGACAAGCCGAACGCT CCTCAGGAGCCCTATGTATTTGGGCAGAAGGCCCAGGCAGCCATGCGGAGTGCATTGAACCTCCGTTACTCCCTTCTCCCTTTCCTCTACACACTCTTCCATCATGCACACACTTCTGCTGCCACCGTGGCCAGGCCTCTCTTCATGGA GTTTCCCACTGATGATAACTGTCAGGCCGTAGACCGACAGTTCCTGTGGGGGAGTTCGCTTCTCATCAGCCCCGTCTTAGAGCAAGGGGCAGTAGAGCTGGCTGCTTACCTGCCCTCTGGCACTTGGTACAGCCTGCACAAT GTCTGCCCATCTAGGGTCAGCCTTTCTACAGTAAGGGTCGGTACTCGCTCCTGCCAGCCCCTCTGGACACCATCAACGTCCATGTGA
- the gaa gene encoding lysosomal alpha-glucosidase isoform X3, with protein sequence MGHGSNLTAAVLVSALAACWFISLLWAHQAPLVRSDCAKRNATEAHGRLGGDAAETSSEETRRPRDGACAMAPESRFDCARDRLLSQRGCEDRGCCYAPLPHSAGPPWCFYPTLYPGYRMGPLTPTARGQEATLTRATPSHLPREMSTVHLEVTGGTAGCLHLTFKDPSSQRYEVKLPAAVPQGEDDAQDALYSTEYQSDPFGFIVRRRSNGRVIMNTTVAPLLFADQYLQLSTALASSLVSGLGEHYTSLLLDLNWTSLTLWNRNMAPHADANLYGSHPFYMVQEEDGLAHGVFLLNSNAIEVMLQPTPALTWVAIGGILDLYVFLGPDPQSVIRQYLQVIGYPMMPPYWSLGFHLCRWGYTTTLTTRHVAQRMHNATFPLDVQWNDLDYANKDRVFTFDPWRFGDLPEMVEDFHERGMKYILILDPGISSSSPPGTYSPFDEGLKRDVFIKNATGHILIGKVWPGQTAFPDFTNPETRRWWEDCIRDFHSKVPVDGLWIDMNEPASFVQGSAEGCPASDLENPPYTPKVVGGQLSSGTLCMSAQQKLSTHYDLHNMYGLTEAYATHSALMNIRGQRPFVLSRSSFPGIGRFSGVWTGDVGSDWEQLRYSIPAVLQFGLFGVPLVGADVCGFGGNTTEELCVRWMQLGAFYPFMRNHNDKPNAPQEPYVFGQKAQAAMRSALNLRYSLLPFLYTLFHHAHTSAATVARPLFMEFPTDDNCQAVDRQFLWGSSLLISPVLEQGAVELAAYLPSGTWYSLHNGQPFYSKGRYSLLPAPLDTINVHVREGHIIPQQEPALTTVASRRKPFFLTVALSAGGWAWGDLFWDDGDKLHTFETGHYCYVTFTAGQVLSEPLGMNWALDGLVLGGLQVFGVPSPPRYVLANGDKVKDFTYRSDTKVLTVSGLALPMSEVFSVQWAL encoded by the exons ATGGGTCACGGGTCGAACCTCACGGCAGCGGTGCTCGTCTCTGCTCTGGCTGCGTGCTGGTTCATCAGCCTCCTGTGGGCCCACCAGGCCCCGCTGGTGAGGTCGGACTGTGCGAAGCGAAATGCAACAGAAGCACACGGAAGACTCGGTGGTGATGCAGCGGAAACGAGCTCCGAAGAGACCCGTAGACCCAGAGATGGCGCATGCGCCATGGCCCCGGAGAGCCGCTTTGATTGTGCCAGGGACAGGCTTCTGAGCCAGAGGGGGTGTGAAGACAGGGGGTGCTGCTACGCCCCTCTGCCTCACTCTGCGGGCCCACCTTGGTGCTTTTACCCCACGTTGTACCCTGGCTACAGAATGGGTCCCCTCACGCCCACCGCGCGAGGCCAGGAGGCCACCCTGACCCGGGCCACCCCCTCACATCTCCCCAGAGAGATGTCCACTGTCCACCTAGAGGTCACAGGAGGGACTGCAGGCTGCCTCCATCTCACT TTTAAAGACCCGTCATCTCAGAGATATGAAGTCAAGCTTCCAGCTGCTGTTCCTCAGGGCGAAGATGATGCTCAAGATGCCCTTTATTCCACTGAATACCAGTCTGACCCGTTTGGCTTCATAGTGCGGCGCAGATCCAATGGAAGGGTCAT CATGAACACCACAGTCGCTCCTCTGCTGTTTGCTGACCAGTACCTGCAGCTGTCCACCGCACTAGCATCCTCCCTTGTGTCTGGTCTCGGGGAGCATtacacctccctcctcctggaCCTTAACTGGACTTCTCTGACTCTCTGGAACAGAAACATGGCGCCTCAT GCCGACGCTAACCTCTACGGCTCCCACCCGTTCTACatggtgcaggaggaggacggctTGGCACATGGCGTCTTCCTTCTTAACAGCAATGCCATCG AAGTGATGTTGCAGCCGACCCCCGCGCTCACCTGGGTGGCTATCGGTGGAATCCTGGACCTCTACGTTTTCTTGGGTCCTGACCCTCAAAGTGTGATACGACAGTACCTTCAGGTCATTG GCTATCCCATGATGCCTCCCTATTGGTCATTGGGTTTTCATCTGTGTCGCTGGGGTTACACAACCACTCTTACTACCCGACATGTGGCACAACGCATGCACAATGCAACGTTTCCATTG GATGTGCAGTGGAATGATCTGGACTATGCAAATAAGGACAGGGTattcacctttgacccctggcgATTTGGAGACCTCCCAGAGATGGTGGAGGACTTCCATGAAAGAGGCATGAAGTACATCCTGATCCTG GACCCGgggatcagcagcagcagcccccctGGAACTTACTCGCCCTTTGACGAGGGACTGAAACGAGACGTCTTCATTAAAAATGCTACCGGACACATCCTGATAGGGAAG GTTTGGCCGGGCCAGACGGCCTTCCCCGACTTCACCAACCCAGAGACCAGGCGCTGGTGGGAGGACTGCATCAGAGACTTTCATTCTAAAGTTCCCGTGGATGGTCTGTGGATT GATATGAATGAACCAGCCAGTTTTGTGCAGGGCTCAGCCGAGGGCTGTCCTGCCAGCGATCTTGAGAACCCGCCCTACACACCCA AGGTGGTCGGAGGACAGTTGAGCTCGGGAACTCTTTGTATGTCGGCTCAGCAGAAGCTGTCCACCCACTACGACCTGCACAACATGTACGGACTGACGGAAGCCTACGCCACGCACAG TGCCCTCATGAACATACGAGGGCAGAGACCCTTCGTCCTGTCTCGCTCCTCCTTCCCTGGCATCGGCCGCTTCTCTGGAGTGTGGACCGGAGACGTCGGGAGTGACTGGGAGCAGCTTCGATACTCCATCCCTG CGGTGCTGCAATTCGGCCTGTTCGGCGTGCCCCTTGTGGGGGCGGACGTCTGTGGCTTTGGAGGGAACACCACCGAGGAACTGTGTGTTCGATGGATGCAGCTCGGGGCCTTCTACCCGTTTATGAGAAACCACAATGACAAGCCGAACGCT CCTCAGGAGCCCTATGTATTTGGGCAGAAGGCCCAGGCAGCCATGCGGAGTGCATTGAACCTCCGTTACTCCCTTCTCCCTTTCCTCTACACACTCTTCCATCATGCACACACTTCTGCTGCCACCGTGGCCAGGCCTCTCTTCATGGA GTTTCCCACTGATGATAACTGTCAGGCCGTAGACCGACAGTTCCTGTGGGGGAGTTCGCTTCTCATCAGCCCCGTCTTAGAGCAAGGGGCAGTAGAGCTGGCTGCTTACCTGCCCTCTGGCACTTGGTACAGCCTGCACAAT GGTCAGCCTTTCTACAGTAAGGGTCGGTACTCGCTCCTGCCAGCCCCTCTGGACACCATCAACGTCCATGTGAGGGAAGGACATATTATCCCCCAGCAG GAGCCTGCGTTGACCACCGTGGCCTCACGCAGAAAGCCTTTCTTCCTGACTGTGGCCCTGTCAGCAGGCGGCTGGGCCTGGGGCGACTTGTTCTGGGACGACGGGGACAAACTTCACACTTTCGAAACGGGACATTATTGTTA